A genomic segment from Peribacillus sp. ACCC06369 encodes:
- a CDS encoding DEAD/DEAH box helicase, with the protein MKQNQFERFNLKSYILDAVRTLGFDKPTEIQERVLPSLLKGSSLIGQSQTGTGKTHSYLLPIMNKLDASKNEVQAIISAPTRELANQIYKEALKIADHFPEDEQIQVRCFIGGTDKQRMIDKLKTQPQLVIGTPGRIKDLVEAQALQVYTAKMLVVDEADLMLDMGFLEDVDVFASRMAEKIQMLVFSATIPEKLKPFLNKYMENPKYVQVNPKQATAAKIEHVLVPLRHRNREQLLHDIIVRYNPYLAIVFTNTKKMADHVANSLIEKGLNVGRIHGDLTPRERKKMMKQINDLEYQFIVATDLASRGIDIEGVSHIINYELPSDLDFYIHRTGRTARAGYSGIATTIYNTSDEDSLNRLEKMGIEFRDADIQNGDWVDIDERNKRKNRKKQKSDIDVKASRHVKKPTKVKPGYKKKIQRDVENFKKRERRIQRKK; encoded by the coding sequence ATGAAACAAAACCAATTTGAACGATTTAATTTGAAAAGCTACATTCTAGATGCGGTTCGTACTTTAGGGTTCGATAAGCCGACGGAAATTCAAGAGCGTGTGCTTCCGTCGCTTTTAAAGGGAAGTAGCTTAATTGGACAGTCGCAGACAGGTACAGGAAAAACACATTCCTATTTGCTGCCGATTATGAACAAGCTTGATGCTAGTAAAAATGAGGTTCAAGCGATTATTTCCGCACCAACCCGTGAGTTAGCGAACCAAATCTACAAAGAAGCTTTGAAAATTGCCGACCATTTCCCTGAGGATGAGCAGATTCAAGTCCGTTGTTTCATCGGTGGTACTGATAAACAGCGAATGATTGATAAATTGAAGACACAACCTCAACTGGTAATCGGTACGCCAGGCCGGATCAAGGATTTGGTTGAAGCTCAGGCACTTCAAGTGTATACAGCAAAAATGCTTGTAGTAGATGAAGCGGACCTTATGCTAGACATGGGATTCCTTGAAGATGTCGATGTATTTGCATCACGTATGGCTGAAAAAATTCAAATGCTTGTCTTTTCGGCAACCATCCCGGAAAAATTAAAGCCGTTTTTGAATAAATATATGGAGAACCCAAAGTATGTTCAAGTGAATCCCAAGCAGGCAACCGCTGCGAAAATTGAACATGTTCTGGTACCGCTTCGCCACCGAAACAGAGAGCAGTTACTTCATGATATCATCGTTCGATATAATCCATATTTGGCGATTGTTTTCACGAACACAAAAAAAATGGCGGATCATGTGGCGAATTCCTTGATCGAAAAAGGGTTGAATGTCGGTCGTATTCATGGGGATTTAACGCCTCGTGAGCGTAAAAAAATGATGAAGCAAATCAATGATTTGGAGTATCAATTCATTGTTGCTACAGATCTGGCTTCCCGTGGAATCGATATTGAAGGTGTAAGTCATATCATAAACTATGAATTGCCTTCAGATTTGGATTTTTACATCCATAGGACGGGAAGGACGGCTCGTGCAGGATATTCTGGCATTGCCACTACCATTTATAATACATCCGATGAAGATTCATTGAACCGCCTTGAAAAAATGGGCATTGAATTCCGTGATGCCGATATCCAAAACGGTGATTGGGTTGATATCGATGAACGTAATAAACGTAAAAACCGTAAAAAACAAAAATCTGATATCGATGTTAAAGCGAGCAGGCACGTCAAGAAGCCAACTAAAGTCAAGCCAGGTTACAAGAAGAAAATTCAACGTGATGTGGAAAACTTTAAAAAACGTGAACGTCGTATACAGAGAAAGAAATAA
- the vrrA gene encoding VrrA/YqfQ family protein, giving the protein MFPDRNRQFGPGFQPPNGRRMQQLPAPFRQTPQIPHPYQQMRRPIIQNRPQGPQGPQGFRGPFTQPQRQEMPPAKKEGLLSKILGKSKQKAGSPNLFAPAGSTNQSSSRSSGGGILETLKNPDSLNNMLSNTQKVLQAAEQFTPMVEQYGPVIKNLPSMWKVFRSISSAGDTGDQETPVESGPNVEAKKSEVKNSAVKTDSKKKEKAKPIAQVRNNTKRERSSGPKLYI; this is encoded by the coding sequence ATGTTCCCAGATAGAAATCGTCAATTCGGACCCGGTTTTCAGCCACCCAATGGTCGAAGAATGCAACAGCTCCCTGCTCCATTCAGGCAAACACCACAAATCCCCCACCCTTATCAGCAGATGCGGCGGCCAATTATACAAAACAGACCTCAGGGGCCACAGGGACCTCAAGGTTTCCGAGGCCCTTTCACCCAACCGCAGCGCCAGGAAATGCCGCCTGCAAAGAAGGAAGGGCTATTGTCAAAGATACTTGGTAAGTCAAAACAAAAAGCTGGTTCGCCTAACTTGTTTGCTCCAGCTGGTTCCACTAACCAAAGTTCTTCAAGAAGCAGCGGAGGCGGTATCTTAGAAACACTAAAAAACCCCGATTCCCTGAACAATATGCTTTCCAATACGCAAAAGGTGCTGCAGGCAGCCGAACAATTCACCCCTATGGTGGAACAATACGGACCAGTGATCAAAAACCTGCCTTCAATGTGGAAAGTTTTCCGGAGCATATCGTCAGCCGGTGATACCGGGGACCAGGAAACTCCCGTTGAAAGCGGGCCTAATGTAGAGGCAAAAAAAAGTGAGGTAAAAAACAGTGCGGTAAAAACCGATTCGAAGAAAAAAGAAAAAGCTAAACCCATCGCCCAAGTTCGTAACAATACCAAAAGGGAAAGGTCATCCGGTCCAAAGCTTTATATTTAA
- a CDS encoding 4-hydroxy-3-methylbut-2-enyl diphosphate reductase, which translates to MKVIKISPRGYCYGVVDAMVIARNAALDKTLPRPIYILGMIVHNKHVTDAFEEEGIITLDGSNRNDIIEQVDSGTVIFTAHGVSPEIRKIAEKKGLVTLDATCPDVTATHDLIREKEAEGYQIIYIGKKGHPEPEGAVGVAPDVVHLVQKDEDVEALTLNSDKIIVTNQTTMSQWDVLDIMDKVKEKFPHAEVHKEICLATQVRQEAVAQQAGEADVLIVVGDPKSNNSNRLAQVSEEIASTRAYRIADISELNLEWLKDAETVAVTSGASTPTPITKEVIAFLEQYEANDELTWNTEKKTPLHKILPKIKVKK; encoded by the coding sequence ATGAAAGTGATTAAAATTTCCCCGCGCGGCTATTGTTATGGCGTTGTCGATGCCATGGTCATCGCCCGAAATGCGGCTTTAGATAAAACCTTGCCACGCCCCATTTACATTTTAGGAATGATCGTGCATAACAAACATGTGACTGATGCGTTTGAAGAGGAAGGCATCATCACGTTGGACGGCAGCAACCGTAACGATATCATTGAACAGGTGGACAGCGGAACCGTCATCTTCACTGCTCACGGCGTTTCCCCTGAGATTAGGAAGATCGCTGAGAAAAAAGGGCTTGTTACGCTTGATGCAACGTGTCCCGATGTTACCGCAACTCATGACTTAATTCGGGAAAAAGAAGCGGAAGGTTATCAAATTATTTATATTGGCAAGAAAGGCCATCCGGAACCTGAGGGCGCAGTCGGAGTTGCACCCGATGTCGTACACCTGGTTCAGAAGGATGAAGATGTTGAAGCCTTGACATTGAATAGTGATAAGATCATTGTGACCAATCAAACAACGATGAGCCAATGGGATGTTTTGGATATCATGGATAAGGTTAAGGAAAAATTCCCACATGCCGAAGTCCATAAGGAAATTTGTTTAGCGACACAGGTACGCCAAGAAGCGGTTGCCCAGCAAGCAGGCGAAGCTGATGTTTTAATCGTCGTCGGAGATCCCAAGAGTAATAATTCAAACCGCCTTGCACAAGTATCCGAAGAAATTGCCAGCACGAGAGCTTATCGCATCGCTGACATTTCCGAGCTGAACCTTGAATGGCTAAAGGATGCAGAAACGGTTGCAGTCACTTCCGGGGCTTCTACACCAACTCCGATAACGAAGGAAGTTATCGCTTTTCTAGAGCAATATGAAGCAAATGATGAATTGACTTGGAATACCGAAAAGAAAACGCCATTGCATAAAATTTTACCTAAGATTAAAGTGAAAAAATGA